One stretch of Saccharomonospora xinjiangensis XJ-54 DNA includes these proteins:
- a CDS encoding MarR family winged helix-turn-helix transcriptional regulator, which translates to MSDESGEVRWLTDAEMLVWRSYIVSTLMLRQRLHRELAERQDVSLIDYEVLVCLSAAEGGAMRMSELATMLGSTKSRLSHQVARMEAAGYVKRVPLAGDRRGVAAELTEQGAALLRRSAPIHVEGVRAHFVDLLTEQEQQIMGRAFSRILTHLSELAD; encoded by the coding sequence ATGAGTGACGAGTCCGGCGAGGTGCGCTGGCTGACCGACGCGGAAATGCTCGTCTGGCGGTCCTACATCGTTTCGACGTTGATGCTGCGGCAGCGGCTGCACAGGGAACTCGCCGAGCGGCAGGACGTTTCGCTGATCGACTACGAGGTCCTGGTGTGTCTGTCCGCAGCCGAGGGTGGCGCGATGCGCATGAGCGAACTCGCCACGATGCTCGGATCGACGAAGAGCAGGCTGTCCCACCAGGTCGCGCGCATGGAGGCCGCGGGCTACGTCAAGAGGGTGCCTCTCGCCGGCGACAGGAGAGGGGTGGCCGCGGAGTTGACCGAGCAGGGCGCGGCGTTGCTGCGCCGCTCCGCGCCGATTCACGTCGAAGGCGTTCGCGCCCACTTCGTGGACCTGCTGACCGAGCAGGAGCAGCAGATCATGGGCCGCGCGTTCTCGCGCATCCTCACACACCTGTCGGAGCTGGCGGACTGA
- a CDS encoding M28 family metallopeptidase: MSSLRKRLTPAVAVAACASLALAGAGTAVADPVANPNLPDRLTKQVDIRKMDRHLVALQRIADTHDGNRAASTEGYNASAEYVATKLEKAGFDVTRQEFPFVYSETLAEKLVAGGTEIPVTIMSYSPSTEEGGVTAPLAAITPDETPGCEAADYGDVTGKIALVQRGACAFAEKSLAAGEAGAVAVLVYNNADGPVNGTLGEVNENYVPAGGITRADGEALAAMDGQEITLELRALMEERTTYNVIAETRTGRKDNVVMAGAHLDSATEGPGINDNGTGSVALLETALSMGSKPKVSNAVRFAWWGAEEFGLVGSTHYVNSLSFEQQLDIALYLNFDMIGSPNAGYFVYDGDDSAGEGAGPGPYGSAQIEQAFTDYFEGSIGIPTGEKDFDGRSDYGEFIAVGIPAGGLFTGAEGIKTEEEAAQWGGTAGEAYDSCYHQTCDDLGNVDRLALDRNADAMAYVTGKYALSTEDVNGVAPASPKDKAEVAKHRKGHSALSASSKHGDRVTA, translated from the coding sequence ATGTCATCTCTGCGAAAAAGGTTGACACCGGCTGTTGCTGTCGCGGCGTGCGCGAGCCTCGCGCTGGCCGGTGCGGGAACGGCTGTCGCCGATCCGGTGGCCAACCCCAACCTGCCCGACCGGCTGACCAAGCAGGTCGATATCAGGAAGATGGACCGCCACCTCGTCGCGTTGCAGCGGATCGCCGACACGCACGACGGGAACAGGGCTGCGAGCACGGAAGGCTACAACGCCTCGGCCGAATACGTCGCGACCAAGCTGGAGAAGGCGGGCTTCGACGTTACCCGCCAGGAGTTCCCGTTCGTCTACTCGGAGACGCTGGCCGAGAAGCTCGTTGCCGGTGGGACCGAGATCCCCGTGACCATCATGAGCTACAGCCCGTCCACTGAGGAGGGTGGCGTCACGGCGCCACTCGCGGCGATCACTCCTGACGAGACCCCGGGCTGCGAGGCAGCCGACTACGGCGACGTGACCGGCAAGATCGCGCTGGTGCAGCGCGGCGCGTGCGCGTTCGCGGAGAAGAGCCTCGCGGCAGGAGAAGCCGGGGCTGTCGCCGTCCTCGTCTACAACAACGCCGATGGGCCTGTGAACGGCACGCTCGGTGAGGTGAACGAGAACTACGTCCCCGCAGGCGGCATCACGCGCGCCGACGGCGAGGCACTGGCCGCGATGGACGGCCAGGAGATCACTCTCGAACTGCGTGCGCTGATGGAGGAGCGCACCACCTACAACGTGATCGCCGAGACGCGGACCGGCCGCAAGGACAACGTCGTGATGGCGGGTGCGCACCTCGACAGTGCCACGGAAGGCCCCGGCATCAACGACAACGGCACCGGTTCGGTGGCGTTGCTGGAGACGGCGCTGTCGATGGGCTCGAAGCCGAAAGTCAGCAACGCGGTGCGGTTCGCGTGGTGGGGTGCCGAGGAGTTCGGCCTCGTCGGCTCGACCCACTACGTCAACTCGCTGAGCTTCGAGCAGCAGCTCGACATCGCGCTGTACCTCAACTTCGACATGATCGGCTCGCCGAATGCGGGCTACTTCGTCTACGACGGTGACGACTCCGCAGGTGAGGGTGCAGGCCCCGGCCCCTACGGTTCGGCCCAGATCGAGCAGGCCTTCACGGACTACTTCGAGGGCAGCATCGGCATCCCGACCGGCGAGAAGGACTTCGACGGCCGTTCCGACTACGGCGAGTTCATCGCCGTCGGCATCCCGGCCGGTGGCCTTTTCACCGGCGCCGAGGGGATCAAGACCGAGGAGGAGGCCGCGCAGTGGGGCGGAACGGCCGGTGAAGCGTACGACTCCTGCTACCACCAGACGTGTGACGACCTCGGCAACGTGGACCGCCTCGCACTCGACCGCAACGCGGACGCGATGGCGTACGTGACCGGCAAGTACGCGCTGAGCACCGAGGACGTCAACGGGGTCGCCCCGGCGAGCCCGAAGGACAAGGCCGAGGTCGCGAAGCACCGCAAGGGCCACTCGGCGCTGTCCGCTTCCTCGAAGCACGGTGACAGGGTGACCGCCTGA
- a CDS encoding NAD(P)H-quinone oxidoreductase: MRAIMLHEPGDPDNLEWTEVDDPSAGPGEVVIDIAASAVNRADLLQRQGKYPPPPGASDILGLECSGTVAEVGDGVEGWQVGDHVCALLAGGGYAQKVAVPAGQLLPVPGEVELVAAAALPEVACTVWSNVVMTARLTEGETLLVHGGAGGIGTHAILLGKALGATVIVTVGSDDRAERCRQLGADIAINYREQDFVEIVRAETDGADVILDNMGAVYLDRNLDALATGGRLVVIGMQGGRKGELDLGKLIAKRASVTATTLRARPLAEKAAIVAEVRENLWPLVEQGIVQPVIGEAFPLSRAGDAHRALEEGGIFGKILLTAR; the protein is encoded by the coding sequence ATGCGCGCGATCATGCTCCACGAACCGGGCGATCCAGACAATCTGGAGTGGACCGAGGTCGATGACCCCAGCGCTGGCCCCGGTGAGGTCGTCATCGATATCGCGGCGAGCGCCGTGAACAGGGCGGATCTGTTGCAGCGGCAGGGCAAGTACCCGCCGCCTCCCGGCGCGAGCGACATCCTCGGTCTCGAATGTTCGGGCACTGTCGCCGAGGTGGGTGACGGCGTGGAGGGCTGGCAGGTCGGTGACCACGTGTGCGCACTGCTCGCCGGTGGCGGCTACGCGCAGAAGGTCGCCGTTCCGGCAGGGCAGCTCCTTCCCGTGCCTGGCGAGGTGGAACTCGTCGCGGCGGCCGCGCTACCCGAGGTGGCCTGCACCGTCTGGTCGAACGTCGTCATGACCGCGCGCCTCACCGAAGGGGAGACGCTGCTCGTGCACGGCGGAGCAGGCGGCATCGGCACCCACGCGATCCTTCTCGGCAAGGCACTGGGCGCCACCGTGATCGTCACCGTCGGCTCGGATGACCGCGCCGAGCGATGCAGGCAGCTCGGCGCCGACATCGCGATCAACTACCGGGAGCAGGACTTCGTCGAGATCGTGCGCGCCGAGACCGACGGGGCCGACGTGATCCTCGACAACATGGGCGCCGTCTACCTCGACCGCAATCTCGACGCACTGGCCACAGGCGGACGGCTCGTGGTCATCGGCATGCAGGGCGGCAGGAAGGGCGAGCTGGACCTCGGCAAACTGATCGCCAAGCGAGCCAGCGTCACAGCCACCACACTGCGCGCCCGGCCCCTCGCCGAGAAGGCCGCGATCGTGGCCGAGGTTCGCGAGAACCTGTGGCCGCTCGTGGAGCAGGGCATCGTGCAGCCGGTGATCGGAGAGGCGTTCCCGCTCTCCCGCGCAGGCGACGCGCACCGCGCTCTCGAGGAGGGCGGGATCTTCGGCAAGATCCTGCTGACGGCGCGCTAG
- a CDS encoding cysteine desulfurase-like protein has protein sequence MAFDVARIRGLFPALGDGWIHFDGSAGMLVPEQVASVVATAMRAPVSGPGGVFPASQRAETIVAAARRAVADLAGAEPDAVVLGPNATVLLDRLVDALSETWTLGDEVVLSRLDEQANIAPWSRAMKRVGGKVRWGEIDIETCELPAWQYDDLVGSRTRAVSITYASGSVGTRPDVATVVEIAKKAGALVVVDATYAAPFVPLDIADLGADVMVVSAQAWGGPSVGALVFRDRKLLDRIPSVALDPFAAGPERLELGPHAYPLLAGVVASVDYLAGLDDAASGSRRERLLTSLGSAKSYHTGLLAQLSTELCALPRVTVIGDATRRIPVVAFTVAGRKAADVVRQLAAQNICAFADEGTAGVFAALGVGEVGGAVRIGLAHYSNVFEVNQLVRVLEELG, from the coding sequence ATGGCGTTCGACGTCGCTCGCATACGTGGGTTGTTTCCCGCCCTGGGTGACGGCTGGATCCACTTCGACGGTTCGGCCGGCATGCTGGTGCCGGAGCAGGTGGCCTCGGTGGTGGCGACGGCGATGCGAGCGCCAGTCTCGGGACCCGGTGGGGTGTTCCCCGCCTCCCAGCGCGCCGAGACGATCGTGGCAGCCGCCCGGCGAGCCGTGGCCGACCTCGCGGGAGCGGAACCGGACGCTGTGGTGCTCGGTCCCAACGCGACGGTGTTGCTCGACCGGCTCGTTGACGCGCTGTCGGAGACGTGGACGCTCGGTGACGAGGTCGTGCTGTCGCGGCTCGACGAGCAGGCCAACATCGCACCATGGAGCAGGGCGATGAAGCGCGTCGGCGGGAAGGTCCGCTGGGGCGAGATCGACATCGAGACCTGCGAGCTTCCCGCCTGGCAGTACGACGACCTTGTCGGGTCACGCACGAGGGCCGTCTCGATCACCTACGCCTCCGGTTCCGTCGGCACGCGGCCGGACGTGGCGACCGTGGTGGAGATCGCGAAGAAGGCCGGGGCGCTGGTGGTCGTCGATGCCACCTACGCGGCGCCGTTCGTTCCTCTCGACATCGCAGACCTCGGTGCCGACGTCATGGTGGTGTCGGCGCAGGCGTGGGGCGGTCCTTCCGTCGGTGCGCTCGTCTTCCGCGACCGGAAGCTGCTCGACCGCATTCCCTCCGTGGCTCTCGACCCGTTCGCCGCGGGGCCTGAGCGGCTGGAACTCGGCCCGCATGCGTACCCGCTCCTGGCAGGCGTCGTGGCGTCGGTGGACTACCTCGCCGGGCTGGACGACGCCGCGTCGGGCTCCCGCAGGGAACGCCTGCTCACATCGCTCGGCTCGGCGAAGTCCTACCACACCGGGTTACTCGCCCAGCTCTCGACGGAGCTGTGCGCGCTGCCCCGCGTCACGGTGATCGGGGACGCCACGCGGCGTATCCCTGTCGTCGCGTTCACGGTGGCCGGTCGCAAGGCAGCCGACGTGGTCAGGCAGCTCGCGGCACAAAACATCTGCGCGTTCGCCGACGAGGGCACGGCAGGCGTGTTCGCCGCACTCGGCGTGGGTGAGGTGGGCGGAGCCGTGCGGATCGGCCTCGCCCACTATTCGAACGTCTTCGAGGTCAACCAGCTCGTGCGCGTTCTGGAAGAACTCGGCTAG
- a CDS encoding bacterial proteasome activator family protein has translation MTEPKATDSTQLDGSQHVVVVGPDGSPVGAARIDPDQDRAESVGDMVEEPAKVMRIGTMIKQLLEEVRAAPLDDASRDRLREIHETSIKELEQALAPELQAELERLVSPFTTERTPSDAELRIAQAQLVGWLEGLFHGIQTALFAQQMAARVQLEHMRRGLPQGTHGGGEQQGHGLGSTGQYL, from the coding sequence ATGACGGAGCCGAAGGCAACAGACAGCACTCAGCTGGACGGGTCGCAACACGTCGTCGTGGTCGGGCCGGACGGATCCCCCGTGGGGGCCGCGCGCATCGACCCCGACCAGGACAGGGCGGAGTCGGTCGGCGACATGGTGGAGGAACCCGCCAAGGTCATGCGCATCGGCACCATGATCAAGCAACTGCTGGAGGAGGTGCGGGCCGCGCCCCTCGACGACGCCAGTCGCGACCGGCTCCGCGAGATCCACGAGACGTCGATCAAGGAGCTGGAGCAGGCGCTCGCGCCGGAACTCCAGGCGGAGCTGGAACGGCTCGTCTCGCCGTTCACCACGGAGCGCACGCCGTCCGACGCCGAACTGCGGATCGCTCAGGCTCAGCTCGTCGGCTGGCTCGAAGGGCTGTTCCACGGCATCCAGACCGCACTGTTCGCGCAGCAGATGGCCGCGCGCGTGCAGTTGGAACACATGCGCAGGGGTCTCCCGCAGGGCACCCACGGCGGTGGTGAGCAGCAGGGACACGGCCTCGGCAGCACCGGCCAGTACCTGTAG
- a CDS encoding cytidylyltransferase domain-containing protein, producing MSLMPSSPTVNVVIQARASSARLPGKVLRRLGDRSVLGWVVRAALRTPGVDGVVVATSDAGDDDAVAEEARRHGAEVVRGPLDDVLARFLVACETYPADAVLRLTADCPLHDPALLAQVVALWRAQPELDYVSTTLVRTLPRGFDAELVRVPVLEEQARRPGGPHREHVTYGVVCDPGSYACAGVVVAPRADDLRVTLDTEDDWALLDALVRELRVRHDEGPFAWRDVVALLRERDDLVAMNAHVEQKKVTG from the coding sequence ATGTCACTCATGCCGTCTTCGCCGACCGTGAACGTCGTGATTCAGGCTCGGGCCTCGTCGGCCCGGCTGCCGGGGAAGGTGTTGCGCAGACTGGGCGATCGGTCCGTGCTCGGGTGGGTGGTGCGTGCTGCGCTGCGGACCCCAGGGGTGGACGGGGTGGTGGTGGCCACCTCGGACGCCGGGGACGACGACGCCGTGGCAGAGGAGGCACGCCGCCACGGCGCCGAGGTGGTGCGCGGTCCCCTCGACGACGTTCTCGCGCGGTTCCTCGTGGCGTGCGAGACGTATCCGGCCGATGCCGTGCTGCGGCTGACGGCCGACTGCCCGCTGCACGACCCGGCGTTGCTCGCGCAGGTGGTCGCGTTGTGGCGGGCGCAGCCTGAACTCGACTACGTCAGCACCACGCTGGTGCGCACCCTGCCGAGGGGGTTCGACGCTGAGCTGGTGCGGGTGCCCGTGCTCGAAGAGCAGGCGCGGCGCCCTGGCGGTCCTCACCGCGAGCACGTCACTTACGGTGTGGTCTGCGATCCCGGCAGTTACGCCTGCGCCGGTGTCGTCGTGGCGCCACGCGCCGACGATCTGCGCGTGACGCTGGACACGGAGGACGACTGGGCGTTGCTCGACGCCCTCGTGCGCGAGCTTCGCGTCCGGCACGATGAAGGGCCGTTCGCGTGGCGCGACGTGGTGGCGCTGCTGCGGGAACGCGATGATCTCGTGGCCATGAACGCACACGTCGAGCAGAAGAAGGTCACCGGATGA
- the pseB gene encoding UDP-N-acetylglucosamine 4,6-dehydratase (inverting), with protein MTELDGSSILLTGGTGSFGKAFIEYALAELNPRRLVVLSRDELKQYEVRQRFGDDPRLRWFIGDVRDRRRLERAMRGVDYVVHAAALKQVDTGEYNPFEFVQTNVMGSQNVIEAAIDTGVKKVVALSTDKASSPINLYGATKLCADRMFISANHYAAAHPARFAVVRYGNVMASRGSVIPFFRSLAERGESLPITHKDMTRFWITLPQAVKFVVDSFDLMRGGELYVPRIPSMRLVDLAQAIAPGSPMHEVGVRPGEKLHEEMIAPDDSRRTVRVGDRYVVQPHIAGWGYEPPEDGVPVPDGFAYRSDTNDLWLSTEDIKKLIADHE; from the coding sequence ATGACCGAGCTCGACGGGTCAAGCATTCTGCTCACCGGGGGGACGGGCTCGTTCGGGAAGGCGTTCATCGAGTACGCGCTCGCCGAACTGAACCCGCGCAGGCTCGTGGTGCTCTCGCGGGACGAGCTGAAGCAGTACGAGGTGCGACAGCGGTTCGGCGACGACCCGCGGCTGCGGTGGTTCATCGGTGACGTTCGCGACCGGCGCAGGCTCGAACGCGCCATGCGCGGAGTGGACTACGTGGTCCACGCCGCCGCGCTGAAGCAGGTGGACACCGGCGAGTACAACCCGTTCGAATTCGTGCAGACCAACGTGATGGGTTCGCAGAACGTCATCGAGGCGGCCATCGACACGGGTGTGAAGAAGGTCGTCGCCCTGTCAACCGACAAGGCGTCGAGCCCCATCAACCTCTACGGCGCCACGAAGCTGTGCGCCGACCGCATGTTCATCAGCGCCAACCACTACGCCGCCGCGCATCCCGCCAGGTTCGCCGTCGTCCGCTACGGCAACGTGATGGCGTCGAGGGGCAGCGTGATCCCGTTCTTCCGTTCGCTCGCCGAGCGGGGCGAGTCGCTGCCCATCACACACAAGGACATGACGCGGTTCTGGATCACGCTGCCGCAGGCGGTGAAGTTCGTGGTCGATTCCTTCGACCTCATGCGCGGCGGTGAACTCTACGTGCCGCGTATCCCGAGCATGCGGCTCGTCGATCTGGCTCAGGCGATCGCACCGGGCAGCCCCATGCACGAGGTCGGCGTCCGCCCCGGCGAGAAGCTGCACGAGGAGATGATCGCCCCCGACGACTCACGCCGCACCGTGCGCGTCGGCGACCGCTACGTCGTGCAGCCCCACATCGCGGGCTGGGGCTACGAACCGCCGGAGGACGGCGTTCCGGTACCCGACGGCTTCGCCTACCGGTCCGACACCAACGACCTGTGGCTGTCAACCGAGGACATCAAGAAGCTGATCGCCGACCATGAGTGA
- a CDS encoding DegT/DnrJ/EryC1/StrS family aminotransferase, translating to MSEFLPYGRQSVSDEDIAAVTEVLRGDWLTTGPAVTRFESDLAEHTGGVPAVAVTSGTAALHVAYAAAGVGNGDEVVTSPLTFVATAAAAALHGAKIVFADTEPDTGNLDPAAARAAVTKRTRVVAAVDYAGHPAELDALRDVADEAGALLLEDAAHSIGSTWRGKPVGTLADLTTFSFFATKNLTTAEGGAVVSPSARLLDRARAFRNHGLVRDRDSQRHPDEGGWHQEVHAFGLNYRLPDVLCALGSSQLRRLSAFKRRRAELHARYDAGLKDVADVLTPMRRAEADPMWHLYPLRVLGGRRKALYDHLRGQGIGVQVNYIPAYWHPVFADLGYRRGLCPNAETYYSQELSLPLFADLTDSDADRVIDAVRSFFGV from the coding sequence ATGAGTGAGTTCCTGCCCTACGGCCGCCAGTCCGTCAGTGACGAGGACATCGCCGCCGTCACCGAGGTGCTGCGCGGCGACTGGCTGACCACGGGGCCAGCCGTGACCCGGTTCGAGAGCGACCTCGCCGAGCACACCGGCGGTGTTCCCGCCGTGGCTGTCACCTCGGGGACGGCCGCACTGCACGTCGCCTACGCCGCCGCGGGCGTCGGTAACGGCGACGAGGTGGTCACCAGCCCGCTGACGTTCGTGGCCACGGCTGCGGCGGCGGCACTGCACGGCGCGAAGATCGTCTTCGCCGATACCGAACCCGACACCGGCAACCTCGATCCGGCCGCGGCGCGAGCCGCCGTCACCAAGCGCACCAGGGTGGTCGCGGCCGTGGACTACGCGGGACACCCTGCCGAACTCGACGCCCTGCGTGACGTGGCCGACGAGGCCGGCGCGCTGCTCCTCGAAGACGCGGCCCACTCCATCGGCAGCACGTGGCGGGGAAAGCCCGTCGGGACGCTGGCCGACCTGACGACGTTCTCGTTCTTCGCCACGAAGAACCTCACCACAGCCGAGGGCGGCGCCGTGGTCAGCCCCTCCGCGCGCCTCCTCGACCGCGCGAGGGCGTTCCGCAACCACGGGCTCGTGCGCGACCGCGACAGCCAGCGCCACCCCGACGAGGGCGGCTGGCACCAGGAAGTGCACGCCTTCGGGCTCAACTACCGCCTTCCCGACGTGCTGTGCGCGCTGGGGTCGAGCCAGCTTCGCAGGCTCTCCGCGTTCAAGCGGCGCAGGGCCGAACTGCACGCCAGGTACGACGCGGGCCTCAAGGACGTCGCCGACGTGCTCACACCTATGCGCAGGGCCGAGGCCGACCCGATGTGGCACCTCTACCCGCTTCGCGTGCTCGGCGGCAGGCGGAAGGCGCTCTACGACCACCTGCGAGGACAGGGCATCGGTGTGCAGGTCAACTATATTCCGGCCTACTGGCACCCCGTCTTCGCCGACCTCGGCTACCGGCGAGGGCTGTGCCCCAACGCCGAGACGTACTACTCACAGGAGCTGTCGCTGCCGCTTTTCGCCGATCTCACCGACTCCGACGCGGACAGGGTGATCGACGCCGTGCGGTCGTTCTTCGGCGTCTGA
- the pseI gene encoding pseudaminic acid synthase, which produces MAPTTPIRIGAREIGPDHPPFVIAEVSGNHNGSLDRAFAIVDAVAEAGAHAVKFQTYRPDTITIDVDTPAFRLSDDHELWSGENLYRLYERAHTPWEWHGKLFARARELGLAVFSSPFDPTAVELLESLDAPAYKIASSEIVDLPLIELCARTGKPLVISTGMASVGEIDAAVRTAREAGNEQVLLLGCTASYPAPPSDSNLRSLPVLAQTFGTPVGLSDHTMGIGAPVAAVALGACAVEKHVTLARDDGGVDSAFSLEPHELAALVTETRRAWEALGTASIGPTTSEREGLRLRRSLYVVEDVEAGEPVTARNVRSIRPAGGLPPSEITTVLGRTFRADAAKGTPLTWDLI; this is translated from the coding sequence ATGGCACCGACGACACCGATCCGCATCGGCGCCCGCGAGATCGGGCCGGACCACCCGCCCTTCGTGATCGCGGAGGTGTCCGGCAACCACAACGGCAGCCTCGATCGGGCGTTCGCCATCGTGGACGCCGTGGCGGAAGCCGGTGCGCACGCCGTGAAGTTCCAGACCTACCGGCCCGACACGATCACCATCGACGTGGACACCCCCGCGTTCCGGCTGAGTGACGACCACGAGCTGTGGAGCGGCGAGAACCTCTACCGGCTCTACGAGCGCGCGCACACGCCGTGGGAGTGGCACGGCAAGCTCTTCGCCCGCGCCCGCGAACTGGGCCTTGCGGTCTTCTCCAGCCCGTTCGACCCGACGGCCGTGGAGTTGCTGGAGTCGCTGGACGCACCCGCCTACAAGATCGCGTCGTCGGAGATCGTGGACCTGCCGCTCATCGAGTTGTGCGCGCGGACGGGCAAACCGCTGGTGATCTCCACCGGCATGGCGAGTGTCGGCGAGATCGACGCGGCCGTGCGCACGGCTCGCGAGGCCGGTAACGAGCAGGTGCTGCTGCTGGGCTGCACGGCGTCGTACCCCGCGCCGCCGAGCGACAGCAACCTGCGGTCGCTGCCCGTGCTGGCACAGACCTTCGGCACGCCTGTCGGGTTGTCCGACCACACGATGGGCATCGGTGCGCCCGTCGCGGCCGTGGCGCTGGGTGCGTGCGCCGTCGAGAAGCATGTCACGCTGGCCCGTGACGACGGCGGGGTGGACTCTGCGTTCTCGCTGGAGCCGCACGAACTGGCGGCTCTGGTCACCGAGACGCGGCGTGCGTGGGAGGCGCTGGGGACGGCGTCGATCGGGCCGACGACCAGCGAGCGGGAGGGGCTGCGCCTGCGCCGTTCGCTGTACGTGGTGGAGGACGTCGAGGCGGGCGAACCCGTGACGGCGCGTAATGTGCGCTCGATCCGGCCTGCGGGCGGACTGCCGCCCTCGGAGATCACCACGGTGCTCGGCCGCACGTTCAGGGCCGATGCGGCGAAGGGCACGCCGCTGACTTGGGACTTGATCTAG
- a CDS encoding GNAT family N-acetyltransferase gives MTERVPSLLGRLRLAGERDADALLAWRNDPETRRWSRNAGEIALADHLAWLRGVLASDDRLLLVGESEETERVGMVRFDRIGAEEWEVSIAVAPEHRGRGLAGPLLAEGERQLCLRRSPGTVLATVHRDNTASVSLFRSAGYQQDGTTPADGTGFLRFVKAVSWGDE, from the coding sequence GTGACTGAACGGGTGCCCTCGCTGCTGGGGCGCCTGCGGCTCGCGGGGGAGCGGGACGCCGATGCGTTGCTGGCCTGGCGCAACGACCCCGAGACCCGGCGCTGGTCGCGGAACGCCGGTGAAATCGCGCTCGCCGATCACCTCGCATGGCTGCGTGGCGTGCTGGCTTCCGACGACAGGCTGCTGCTGGTGGGGGAGAGCGAGGAGACCGAGCGGGTCGGCATGGTCCGGTTCGACCGGATCGGCGCGGAGGAGTGGGAGGTCAGTATCGCGGTCGCCCCCGAGCACAGGGGACGCGGGCTGGCAGGCCCCCTGCTCGCCGAGGGTGAACGGCAGCTCTGCCTCCGCCGGTCACCGGGTACGGTGCTGGCGACCGTGCACCGCGACAACACGGCGTCGGTGTCGCTCTTCCGCTCGGCCGGGTACCAGCAGGACGGCACGACCCCGGCCGACGGCACCGGGTTCCTCCGGTTCGTCAAGGCAGTCTCGTGGGGAGATGAGTGA
- a CDS encoding glycosyltransferase family 29 protein codes for MVNLLQVYADRPRPRSVAVVGNQPLAPDADRAKAIDSCDLVIRVNGFVCDEPGAPPTVGTRTHVVVFNRALRATKWVFADYRSKLYLMVEPGRLHWEPENIPGWWPADLGFVPVSNREVTLPLSEAMGLASREEAAWATTGTMAAWIARSSFPGADLVLSGFSFVDDPHQTSWQHAAGDACIVGPEHRIALEGRLLQSWIDAGSARLLR; via the coding sequence ATGGTGAATCTGCTTCAGGTGTACGCGGACCGCCCGCGGCCACGATCCGTGGCCGTCGTGGGGAACCAGCCGCTCGCTCCGGACGCCGACCGCGCCAAGGCCATCGACTCGTGCGACCTGGTGATCCGGGTCAACGGGTTCGTGTGCGACGAGCCTGGTGCGCCGCCGACCGTGGGGACGAGGACCCACGTCGTGGTCTTCAACCGCGCGCTGCGTGCGACGAAGTGGGTCTTCGCGGACTACCGGTCGAAGCTCTACCTGATGGTGGAGCCGGGCAGGCTGCACTGGGAGCCTGAGAACATCCCCGGGTGGTGGCCTGCCGACCTCGGTTTCGTTCCGGTGTCGAACCGCGAGGTGACGCTGCCGCTCTCGGAGGCGATGGGTCTCGCCAGCCGTGAGGAGGCGGCCTGGGCGACGACGGGCACGATGGCCGCGTGGATCGCGAGGTCGTCGTTCCCCGGCGCCGACCTCGTGCTGTCCGGCTTCTCCTTCGTGGACGACCCGCACCAGACCTCGTGGCAGCACGCGGCAGGTGACGCGTGCATCGTCGGTCCCGAACACCGTATCGCGCTGGAGGGAAGGCTTCTCCAGTCGTGGATCGACGCGGGCTCGGCCCGGCTGCTCCGCTGA